A genomic window from Brassica oleracea var. oleracea cultivar TO1000 chromosome C8, BOL, whole genome shotgun sequence includes:
- the LOC106312034 gene encoding protein TOPLESS-like, translating into MSSLSRELVFLILQFLDEEKFKETVHKLEQESGFFFNMKYFEDEVHNGNWDEVEKYLSGFTKVDDNRYSMKIFFEIRKQKYLEALDKHDRPKAGEILVKDLKVFSTFNEELFKEITQLLTLENFRENEQLSKYGDTKSARSIMLVELKKLIEANPLFRDKLQFPTLRNSRLRTLINQSLNWQHQLCKNPRPNPDIKTLFVDHSCGPPNGARAPSPVSNPLLGGLPKAGGFPPLGAHGPFQPTASPVPPPLAGWMSSPSSVPHPAVSAGPIALGGPSIPAALKHPRTPPTNPALDYPSAESEHVSKRTRPMGISDEVNLGVNMLPMSFPGQAHGHSPAFKAPDDLPKTVARTLTQGSSPMSMDFHPIKQTLLLVGTNVGDIGLWEVGSRERFVQKTFKVWDISKCSMPLQAALVKEPVVSVNRVIWSPDGSLFGVAYSRHIVQLYSYHGGEDMRQHLEIDAHVGGVNDISFSTPNKQLCVITCGDDKTIKVWDAATGVKRHTFEGHEAPVYSVCPHYKENIQFIFSTALDGKIKAWLYDNMGSRVDYDAPGRWCTTMAYSADGTRLFSCGTSKDGESYIVEWNESEGAVKRTYQGFHKRSLGVVQFDTTKNRYLAAGDDFSIKFWDMDNVQLLTAIDGDGGLQASPRIRFNKEGSLLAVSGNENVIKVMANSDGLRLLHTFENVSSESSKPAINSLATAAAATSAAADRSANVVSIQAMNGDARNMVDVKPVITEESNDKSKIWKLTEVSEPSQCRSLRLPENLRVAKISRLIFTNSGNAILALASNAIHLLWKWQRNERNATGKATASLPPQQWQPASGILMTNDAAENNPEEAVPCFALSKNDSYVMSASGGKISLFNMMTFKTMATFMPPPPAATFLAFHPQDNNIIAIGMDDSTIQIYNVRVDEVKSKLKGHSKRITGLAFSNVLNVLVSSGADAQLCVWNTDGWEKQRSKVLPLPQGRPNTAPSDTRVQFHQDQAHFLVVHETQLAIYETTKLECMKQWPVRESSAPITHATFSCDSQLVYASFMDATICVFSSANLRLRCRVNPSAYLPASLSNSNVHPLVIAAHPQEPNMFAVGLSDGGVHIFEPFESEGKWGVAPPAENGSANGAVAAPSVGASASDQPQR; encoded by the exons ATGTCTTCTCTTAGTAGAGAGCTTGTGTTCCTGATCTTACAGTTTCTCGATGAAGAGAAGTTTAAAGAGACTGTTCACAA GCTTGAACAAGAATCTGGATTTTTCTTCAACATGAAGTACTTTGAGGACGAGGTGCATAACGGGAACTGGGACGAGGTTGAGAAGTATCTCTCTGGTTTCACTAAAGTGGATGATAATAGATACTCTATGAAGATATTCTTCGAGATAAGAAAGCAGAAGTATCTCGAGGCTTTGGATAA GCATGATCGTCCCAAGGCGGGGGAGATACTAGTGAAGGATTTGAAAGTGTTTTCAACTTTTAACGAGGAGCTTTTCAAAGAAATAACTCAGCTCTTGACGTTAGAGAACTTCAGGGAGAATGAACAGTTATCAAAGTATGGGGACACCAAGTCCGCAAGATCGATCATGTTGGTGGAACTCAAGAAGCTTATCGAGGCGAATCCTCTGTTCCGTGATAAACTGCAGTTTCCTACTCTTAGAAACTCGAGGCTGAGGACTCTTATCAACCAGAG CTTAAATTGGCAACATCAGCTTTGTAAAAACCCAAGGCCAAATCCGGATATAAAGACTCTTTTTGTTGATCATTCGTGTGGTCCTCCAAATGGTGCACGTGCTCCATCTCCTGTGAGCAATCCACTGCTTGGAGGGTTACCAAAAGCTGGAGGCTTTCCTCCTTTAGGCGCACACGGG CCGTTTCAACCAACGGCCTCACCCGTTCCACCTCCTCTTGCTGGTTGGATGTCTAGTCCTTCCTCTGTCCCACATCCAGCTGTGTCTGCAGGACCCATTGCTCTTGGTGGTCCTTCTATCCCAG CGGCATTGAAGCATCCGAGAACTCCTCCAACTAATCCTGCTTTAGACTACCCATCAGCAGAGTCTGAACATGTCTCGAAAAGAACAAGGCCTATGGGCATCTCTGACGAGGTTAATCTAGGTGTCAACATGTTACCAATGTCGTTTCCCGGGCAGGCGCATGGTCACAGTCCAGCTTTCAAAGCACCTGATGACTTGCCTAAGACGGTTGCACGAACTTTGACTCAGGGCTCATCTCCAATGAGCATGGATTTTCATCCAATCAAACAGACTCTGCTTCTAG TTGGTACTAATGTAGGAGATATCGGTCTGTGGGAAGTTGGTTCTCGTGAAAGATTTGTACAGAAGACCTTCAAAGTCTGGGATATAAGCAAATGTTCAATGCCCTTACAGGCTGCTCTGGTGAAAGAGCCTGTTGTATCTGTTAACCGTGTGATATGGAGCCCAGACGGTTCCTTGTTCG GAGTTGCTTACTCGAGACATATTGTACAACTATACTCTTATCATGGAGGTGAAGACATGAGGCAACACCTTGAG ATTGATGCTCACGTTGGTGGTGTGAATGATATTTCCTTCTCGACTCCAAACAAGCAACTGTGTGTGATAACCTGCGGTGATGACAAAACCATCAAGGTCTGGGACGCTGCAACGGGTGTCAAAAGACATACTTTTGAAGGCCATGAAGCTCCTGTTTACTCTGTCTGTCCTCACTACAAGGAAAACATTCAA TTCATATTTTCTACAGCGCTCGATGGGAAAATCAAGGCATGGTTGTATGATAACATGGGTTCTCGAGTTGACTACGATGCACCGGGTCGCTGGTGTACCACAATGGCTTACAGTGCGGATGGAACTAGGCTATTCTCTTGTGGGACGAGCAAAGATGGAGAGTCTTACATAGTTGAGTGGAATGAAAGCGAAGGAGCTGTTAAAAGAACTTATCAAGGCTTCCACAAGCGTTCTCTCGGTGTTGTGCAGTTTGACACGACTAAAAACCGTTATCTAGCTGCTGGTGATGACTTCTCCATCAAGTTCTGGGATATGGACAATGTGCAGCTTTTAACTGCCATTGATGGCGATGGAGGTCTCCAGGCAAGCCCGCGTATCCGGTTTAACAAGGAAGGCTCTCTCTTGGCTGTGTCTGGAAACGAGAATGTGATCAAGGTTATGGCAAACTCGGATGGTTTGAGACTGTTGCACACTTTCGAGAACGTTTCATCTGAATCCTCCAAG CCTGCAATAAACAGTCTTGCAACGGCAGCTGCTGCTACGAGTGCTGCAGCAGATCGATCAGCCAATGTTGTTTCCATCCAAGCAATG AATGGAGATGCGAGGAATATGGTGGATGTGAAGCCAGTGATAACAGAGGAATCAAATGATAAGTCTAAGATATGGAAGCTTACTGAAGTCAGCGAGCCTTCTCAATGCAGGTCACTGAGACTCCCTGAGAATCTGAGAGTAGCTAAG ATATCAAGATTGATTTTCACCAATTCCGGAAACGCTATCTTGGCTTTGGCGTCAAACGCTATTCATCTTCTATGGAAATGGCAGAGGAATGAGCGCAACGCAACTGGAAAG GCTACAGCTTCTTTGCCACCTCAGCAATGGCAACCAGCAAGTGGGATCCTAATGACTAACGACGCAGCTGAAAACAACCCTGAGGAAGCTGTACCTTGTTTTGCTTTATCCAAGAATGATTCGTATGTAATGTCAGCCTCTGGAGGAAAGATCTCCTTATTTAACATGATGACGTTTAAG ACGATGGCTACTTTTATGCCACCGCCGCCTGCTGCAACTTTTCTTGCTTTCCATCCTCAAGACAACAATATCATTGCTATCGGAATGGATGATAGTACTATTCAGATTTATAACGTCCGTGTTGATGAG GTGAAGAGTAAGCTTAAAGGTCATTCAAAGAGAATAACTGGTCTTGCCTTCTCCAATGTGTTGAATGTGCTGGTTTCTTCTGGAGCTGATGCTCAG CTTTGTGTATGGAACACAGATGGATGGGAGAAGCAAAGAAGCAAGGTTCTGCCACTTCCACAGGGAAGACCAAACACTGCACCTTCAGACACGCGTGTTCAGTTCCACCAAGATCAAGCTCACTTCCTTGTCGTGCACGAGACGCAGCTTGCTATTTATGAAACAACCAAGCTCGAATGCATGAAACAG TGGCCAGTGAGAGAATCGTCAGCTCCAATCACTCATGCCACCTTCTCATGTGATAGCCAATTGGTCTATGCGAGTTTTATGGATGCAACGATTTGTGTATTTAGCTCTGCTAATCTAAGGTTGCGTTGCCGAGTCAACCCTTCTGCGTATCTACCAGCTAGTCTCAG TAACTCGAACGTACATCCTCTGGTGATTGCGGCACATCCGCAAGAACCAAACATGTTTGCAGTTGGTCTCTCAGACGGAGGTGTTCATATATTCGAACCATTTGAGTCAGAAGGTAAATGGGGAGTGGCTCCACCTGCTGAGAATGGATCTGCAAATGGCGCGGTGGCTGCACCATCCGTTGGAGCCTCTGCTTCTGATCAGCCACAGAGATGA
- the LOC106311520 gene encoding arogenate dehydrogenase 2, chloroplastic translates to MTNYFNLLDGPCGCGIHQIRSSSSSPHIASLLLPQVVALHTHSSNHHKSLLHHHHRHHTMLLHFSPTKPLFSPPNLRRNPPAIAISPPRSLRIRAIDAAQIFDYETQLKSEYRKSSALKIAVLGFGNFGQFLSKTLVRHGHDLITHSRSDYSSAASSIGARFFHNPHDLCEQHPDVVLLCTSILSTESVLRSFPFQRLRRSTLFVDVLSVKEFPKTLFLKYLPKEFDILCTHPMFGPESGKHSWSGLPFVYDKVRIGGEDSRHERCDKFLKVFESEGCRMVEMSCEEHDKHAAGSQFVTHTMGRVLEKFGVESSPINTKGYETLLDLVENTSSDSFELYYGLFMYNQNALEQLERLDMAFESIKKELFGRLHQVYRKQMFGGGEGKKTEQKLLNDGVVRVKEESSSSSSS, encoded by the coding sequence ATGACAAATTATTTTAATTTACTTGACGGTCCTTGTGGTTGTGGTATTCATCAGATTCGATCGTCTTCCTCCTCTCCTCATATCGCTTCTCTTCTTCTTCCACAAGTTGTTGCTTTGCATACACACTCCTCAAATCACCACAAATCTCTTCTCCACCACCACCACCGGCACCACACAATGCTACTCCATTTCTCTCCCACGAAGCCCCTCTTCTCTCCCCCCAATCTCCGCCGGAACCCACCCGCTATCGCCATTTCTCCGCCGAGATCCCTCCGCATCCGCGCCATCGACGCCGCCCAGATCTTCGACTACGAGACCCAGCTCAAATCCGAGTACCGCAAATCCTCCGCCCTCAAAATCGCCGTCCTAGGCTTCGGCAACTTCGGCCAGTTCCTCTCCAAAACCCTAGTCCGCCACGGCCACGACCTAATCACCCACTCCCGCTCCGATTACTCCTCCGCCGCCTCCTCAATCGGCGCCCGCTTCTTCCACAACCCCCACGACCTCTGCGAGCAGCACCCCGACGTCGTCCTCCTCTGCACCTCCATCCTCTCCACCGAATCCGTCCTCCGATCGTTCCCCTTCCAGCGCCTCCGCCGCAGCACGCTCTTCGTCGACGTCCTCTCCGTCAAAGAGTTCCCCAAGACCCTCTTCCTCAAGTACCTCCCCAAGGAGTTCGACATCCTCTGCACTCACCCGATGTTCGGACCGGAGAGCGGCAAGCACTCCTGGTCCGGCCTCCCTTTCGTCTACGACAAGGTGAGGATCGGAGGGGAGGATTCTCGGCACGAGAGGTGCGACAAGTTTCTCAAGGTGTTCGAGAGCGAAGGTTGTAGGATGGTGGAGATGAGCTGCGAGGAGCACGACAAGCACGCGGCTGGGTCCCAGTTCGTGACGCATACCATGGGGAGGGTGTTGGAGAAGTTTGGTGTCGAGTCTTCTCCCATTAATACCAAAGGTTACGAGACGTTGCTTGATTTGGTGGAGAACACGTCCAGTGATAGCTTTGAGCTTTACTATGGTTTGTTTATGTATAACCAGAACGCGCTTGAGCAGTTGGAGAGGTTGGATATGGCGTTTGAGTCTATTAAGAAGGAGTTGTTTGGGAGGTTGCATCAGGTTTATAGGAAGCAGATGTTTGGTGGTGGGGAGGGGAAGAAAACAGAGCAGAAGTTGCTTAACGACGGTGTTGTTCGCGTGAAAGAGGAGTCATCATCATCATCATCTTCTTAA